The genomic window GATCTCGGCGCTACTGAATTTATTgcaattatttttaaagattttgaaGTTTTTGAGATTGAAGTCACTTTATGAACTCCGCTCAACTTCAACTTTTAGTTTGAACAAATACAATTCTTTGGTTTGAACTCCcacaataaaaatgcaaattatCATTTTATGTGTCTTTAGAAAAGTAAAACTTTTTAATCATGATGTCTTAAACTTGctgaaagtaaaacattttctttacaaatcCTAAATCAATTAGATATATGTAGCTCCCTCAGCTGGTCAAAAAGAGTAtttcaatatatatttttgtcaaaTCGATTTAAATTGTCCTTATTTGTAagcactttttgttgttgttgttgtgaggtATTGATACAGCTCAGTTAAAAGATTAAATACTGGGTGGGGACTCGGTTTGTTTAGCCTAGATGTGTCTCCTGAGTTCTTAGTACCTTATCGGGTTGACGTGATAACAGAAACTTCTTGGTAGTAGTTAATATCAAATTGTATTGATAGCTCTTTAATACCACggcacaaaaacagaagtcaaaGACGTCCAACATtaggtaatttcttgttttaaattaccaaaaaatgtaattaccAAAAACTCCTGCACGCTCTCTAAGTTGCAAAAAAAAGGGGCAATTTTTGGAAAAGAGGCAGTCGCTGGAGAAGAGCTCGTATCCAGCTCCTCCCTCCTCAAAACCTTGCCAAtgattttgtgcaatttagataGTGCTGTCTTGTTCACAACagattttggttaaaaatatggccaatgtgaggtttttttttaagcttcaaaCATTTTTTCGACTACTAtccatcattaaaataacagagatcaTATCATTTTAAACCCTTTGTATCATTTCATAGTATaaaggttttgtcaattttgaCAACGATAGTGACTATtttatatgttgttgttgtttttttaacatttaaaaacagaagtcaGGCCTTATACTGTccactttctgtttctgtgttttttttactcttgtttcctgtgtttttcatGACGCACAGCCATCCTGGCAAATCAAATGGAGAAGCTCCAGGAcctgagccaatcagagctgcaggagctcCTGGACACGCCAGAGAGGGTGGAGTCTATGGCTCTGGAGTCTGACGAGGTAAAAAACAAGGCTTGCTTTCTGTTTGGCTGTCTGAGAGGCGGTGAGGGCTCGAGTGATTACACTAACTCCGGCTAGTTAATCTATCTCTGGCACTGTCACTGCCAGGTAAGTGTCTGAGGACAAGGGCACTAACTTACAGCCACTGGTGTTGTGCAGGGTATACGCAGGTATGCGGGGTATGCCCACTTATTTTGCAGCCTCCATAGGGTATAGCCACTTCTgtatctcctctgattcacaccaatAATTGATTGACCATAGTCAGTAGGATGCTGCAATTCCTAGGATGGTGAAGTGATGACACTCTccactctgtctctaattgccTAGCACACACTTACAAACAGTGACATAAGACTCCTCTTGCATATTTAGTAACAGAGGCCGTTTATCCTCCAGTGGACGGGACactgaaaaaaatcattcagGGAAAAATTAAGAGTTtacccacttcttcaggcaccactgCATAAAACCAACATAGACTGGGCAAACTCTTTAAATATGATCTTTAAAAATCTTCTAGCTGTTCAAATACAACAGAGGAGCAGTCAGGTGGGGTGGACATAAAAGGGAGGCCTGAGGACGAcattaaatcataaataaacTGTATTATAGctgcaataaaacatttatcttattaaagaaaatacaaaggaTCTGGCTTCTCTCACTTATCTGTGAAATAAGATCAACTCAAGCAGCCATCCTTAAATCGTattgaacaacaaaaaaacaatcaaatatcCCACAGAACACTGGTCTTCTTGGGCTTTGATTattgagagagaaggagaaagaagtaGGTAAAACAGGACAAAGATCACAGGACGGTGTTGACTAGAAACATGGTGTCAGAGCGGATAACGTTCTGGTCGGACATTAAagtcaaacaggaaaacaactAGACAACAAGAGAAGGGCACAACAATACAAGACTCAGTGTATAAGGCACACTTTTAATAACCTTTTATTGTCAAAAGTGGGTTGTGGCCTTTATCTTGGTGAGACAAACATACCCGTATAAAAGACTGAGAAATGCACCATTATGACCGCATGTGCAGCCGCCTCCATCACCCACTGCATGCCAACTGGCCTATTCGATGCAGACCAGggtggtgtcttttttttaccatctttgAGAGAGATTAAAATCCTGCATATAAAGAAAATGGTGGTATGCTGTTCAGTAAGTAAAGCTTTTTGGATTGATGGTTTGAAAAGACTCCTCAATTAAAGACAGTAAGTGACCAGAGGAGGTGGGCAGAGAGACTCACAGGATGTGGGTCTGTACTTCACTACTACTAATGTTATttaggctgagagctcaactagaTTACAGGTAGCTGGCAGGATTACAAACTCAATatggtgaaaacagatggtactGAAAGAGCTACTgtacacagctgcacacaaactTTGATGAACTCAATTAaaatcatcacacaggaagacagttgAAACCTTTTTTCACTCTGTGAGACCCTCAAAAACAGACTGACTTATATACAGGTGAGACTTATATCACAGGTTTTACAGTATCacaaaaatagaacattttgGTTTCACTGGTTAATATCGCTTAGCGCataaaagaagataaatgaTCATGTGACAATAACAAGTGTGGGGAATTTAGAGTAGAACATAGAGCATTGTCACAATATCAGACCTTTATTATTCTGTTATTAGTCAAACAATATAGCTACAAAAAAAGGGCCgccccccctaatataatggtaggggaaacactggactgGGGACAAGGTAAACTGGTacgggcctagtgtgagtgtgctcTAAAACactaaattatattttatttgtgtgcGTTTCAGATCCAGAACAtccagctggagagagagatggcCCTGGCGTCAAACCGCAGCCTGGCTGAACAGAACCTTGACATGAGGCCTCGTCTGGAGACTCAGAAGGAGCTGCTAGTGGAGAGATACTCACAGTTGGAGGTCATCAGAGAAAACTACAGACAAAACTGCTCACTCAGAGGTacggggggggtggggggtggggggtgggtgtCAGGTGACCTCTgagctgtctgtgtgtctttcaaAATGTCACATCAAATAAGTTAATCCTGCAGTCTGACTCGAAGGAAGAAAAGTGAGTGGTCTTCAAGCTGATTGATCAGAGTCAGGAACATTCAGCTCTGACCGGCACGTTATAAACTCATACTGAGTGAAGTGAAGAGCTTGTGGCCTCAGAAATAGACTCAATGTTTACTAAAGGAAGGTCAGGGGTTATCATGTCTTTGTACCACACTTTAAACCTAGAGGCACAGAGTGTTTTCTATAGACGGCATGAGCCAAAaacaaatatacatttataaaaaaacaaagcaacagagagcAGATCACCACCTGAGGGAGACATCGAGCTGCGTTCACAGTAAAACCTCAACCCTTCTTTCTTTATAGTGGCTGGAAGCAACATGAtactttcaaaagaaaaaaaaaaaacacacagaagctgcTAGACGCTGTTTTGGAATTTGACTGTTAAAGATTTACTCTTCCTTGTGATGTTGTCACTGCACATAGATGTTCTGTGTCTGTGAACACATCAGCCTGGTGACAACCGGTTTGTCATGTGCTGCACTAAAACAAGTTTCTATtatgctctctctgtctcgctctctctctctctctctctctctctctctctctctctctctctctctctctctctctctctctctctctctctctctctctctctctctctcagatgggaTGGTCGGTCAGGTGTCTCCTGAAGCGTTTTTCTCCAGACTACAGACAGAGGGCGGCAAAAcagaggaggagtcagaggtcagaactgtaaaacacacacactcacactccctCACTCACACTAATGTTCTCTCTGTATCAGTGATGTGATgtgctcactgtgtgtgtgtgtgtgcaggctctAGCAGATGAGTTTCTGGAAGGTTCTCTGCCATTGGACTCCTTCCTGGAGCGTTTCCTGTCTCTGCGCTCACTCGCTCACAGGAGGCGGGTTCAGATCGAGAAGCTTCAGGAGATCCTGCGACAGAGGAGCGAGGGAATTCCAACcgccatgacatcatcaaaggGCAGCCAGGACCCCGccccctcagcctggaatcaaCCAACGTCAACATCGACGACcacacatcagcagcagccaagCTCTGCCCCCCAGAACCCCTCGCAGCAGACCGCCTCGTCATCTGTAGGGGGCACTGCCGGCCTCCCCTACAGCCCCTACCCCATCTCCCCCCCCAACCACCCCACAGCAGCAGCTGCGAGCTCCGGCCCAGCCAACCCTCCATCACAGTTTCCTCCGTACCCTAGTTCCGGTTCACCTTTTACCCCCGCAGGGGGCTTCTCTGGCCCCCGGCCAGCCTTCGGTCCCCCCGCGTCAGCCGCCTGTCCCTACCCCAGCCAGCCCTCCTTCCCCGCTCCCCACCCTGGCTCGGCGTTTGGCCAGTACACTCCCAACCAGAGCGGCCCTGCCCCGTACCCCGCCTCCTACAGCTATGGGGGCTACAGCTACCCCACTGGCCCCGCCTACTCCAGCTCTCAGTCCCCCACAGGGAGGCCCCTGTACAGACCGGGGCATGGGGTCCCCCAGCCGTACTCCTGagagccccgccccctccacctcatctctacccccccccccccccccccccaatttcCCCATCCTCTCGTCTTTTTACCTtttctaacccccccccccagagtcAGAGGTCTCTCGCTTTACTTCTCTTTGTTGCACTATCCCCCCCTCCAACttacatatgcacacacacacacgcgcgcgcacacacacacacacacacacacacacacacacacacacacacacacacaatagtcTCAGGTTGTTGCGTTACACTCGTATCTGGCTCTTCATACACTCCCCctgtcatctgtgtgtgtgtgtgcatgtttgtgtgtcctgtTTCAGATGATCAATGAAGTGTAATCTGGATGTCGAGTTTTGTCGAGTTCAgctcttccacacacacacacacacacacactcagactccCTCAGGTGTCAGGTGATGTCATGGTGTTCTCTCCTGCAGACGGCCAGAGAAGCAGCACAGCTCCACACACACCTTCCTCCGCCCCCCTCGGTTTGTTCCAACCAAAGAgcctttgatttgatttaatttaatctagcactgattggttgattgcTGTTTTCTGGCTCATTAGCGCCCCCAGCTGGTTTCTCTCAGGATCGAACTGAAGCTTAACAAGCTCTCGGTCAGATCAGCTGGTTTCAGATCAGCTGTTTGCAGGTGTGAACAGCGATTCTGTGAGTGAGCAGCCTCCTGATCTTAAAACCAGGCTGAAATGAGTGGAGTCTGGTTTGGTggcttaaatatgtttttaaaaagactgaTCCTCTCATATTGTATGAATGGTGTTCAGAACAAAATAGCATTTAAATTTCATAGAAAGATTCAAGGATTTGGCAGATTATAAAATGTCAATAAGATTCGCAGGTGACACGCaatgacacaacacaaactctgaaaaaaaattctaaattgtTGTCAGATTCATCATGATGCTGTGTGCAGgaatcattcatttttaaatgtacgTGACATCCTGGGTTGCATCACAAATGGTcataccaaacacacacaaacaagcatttTAATAGTTATTTGCAGGTCCAGTTGAAGACAGAACTAACAAATCCCCATCATGATGTAGATATTTCAGCATCTTTTCAGCCTGTTGATTGTCAATCTCAGTCAAATCTGACTTGTTAGATACAATGAAGCTGTCACTCAGTGGAGACAGAAGGACAGGATCTCCACAGCTGAAACAAATCATCGGTAGTCAGTGTCCATCAGAGAAATCCTGGTACTGATCCATGcaaacaggtcatcagactgggacctggtccacCTCAAGGAGCTGAGGCAGCAGAGAAGTTTATCCAGACACAGTTCATAGAGGAGGGAGATTAACCCAgctgagagagggagaacagGGGATGATATAAACACTTTATCCTACATAAACTTTGAGGTGATATTTACTCCCCTTTTGGTTTAACACACCTGAATGCTGTCTTTAATCATTATAGTCTTGTATTATGTTGTTATTCTTTTAAGTGAGTATAAATTCCTCGCTCTAGGGAAAGACGTCAGGTGACCACATAGGAGCCTCATTTTCTGCAGTGAGCAGATAGTTGACAGAGTTTGTGGTTTCTGCATTGGGAGATACAGACCGCTTGTGAGATGTGTTCATGCGGCCGCCATC from Labrus bergylta chromosome 1, fLabBer1.1, whole genome shotgun sequence includes these protein-coding regions:
- the vps37c gene encoding vacuolar protein sorting-associated protein 37C — encoded protein: MEKLQDLSQSELQELLDTPERVESMALESDEIQNIQLEREMALASNRSLAEQNLDMRPRLETQKELLVERYSQLEVIRENYRQNCSLRDGMVGQVSPEAFFSRLQTEGGKTEEESEALADEFLEGSLPLDSFLERFLSLRSLAHRRRVQIEKLQEILRQRSEGIPTAMTSSKGSQDPAPSAWNQPTSTSTTTHQQQPSSAPQNPSQQTASSSVGGTAGLPYSPYPISPPNHPTAAAASSGPANPPSQFPPYPSSGSPFTPAGGFSGPRPAFGPPASAACPYPSQPSFPAPHPGSAFGQYTPNQSGPAPYPASYSYGGYSYPTGPAYSSSQSPTGRPLYRPGHGVPQPYS